The stretch of DNA GTGGCCTCTGCCGCCTATCTGTACCTGTCGCCTCAACTGCCGCCGGCCGAAACATACCGCAACGTACAGCTGGAGACGCCACTGCGAATCCTCACCGCCGACGGCAAACTGATTGAAGAAATCGGTGTCCGCCGCGATCCGTTGCGTTATCAAGACATCCCCCCGATGATGATCAACGCTGTCATCGCCAGCGAGGACTCCCGCTTTTATTCACATCCTGGTGTTGATTTTCGTGGCCTGGTGAGAGGTTTCTACGGCTTTGTGCGCGGCGTCAACCTGGGTGGTGGCAGCACCATTACCATGCAGCTGGCCAACAATATCTCGTTTGACAGCGATAATGTGTACGCGCGAAAACTCAAAGAAATACCCTTTGCGATACGATTGCAGCAGGAATTGAGCAAGGAAGAAATTCTTGAGCTCTACCTGAATCTGGTGTTTTTCGGGCAAGGCGCTGAAGGTATTGGTGCTGCCGCAGCAGTCTATTACGACAAAACCGTAGACCAGATGACCATCGGCGAGATGGCAACCATGGTATCGGTGCTACCCTGCCCTTCGGTATGCAACCCGGTCACCAATCCCCAGCGCGCCAGAACCCGCCGCGATGTTGTTATCAACAAAATGCTGGCGCAGGGCATGATCAATCGTCAACAGCACGCCGAAGCACTGGCTGAACCTGTCGTCGCCCGACGCCATCTGCGCACCATCGAAGTCAGCGCCCCTTACGTGGCAGAAATGGTCCGTCAGCAATTATTTGACGAATATGGTGAAGACATCTACCGCCTGGGAATCGAGGTCACCACAACTATTCAGAGCGATATGCAGGTGGCCGCCAATCAGGCTTTGCAGAATGGCCTGGAAAACTATTACGACCGCCGCCACGGTTATCGTGGACCGGAAGCACATATTCCGCCGATCGGCGAAGATCCCACAGAGCGCTGGTTAACTGAGTTAAATGTGGTGCCAACTCTGGGCAATCATCAACCGGCCTTTGTCACGCAGGTCAATGAGCGTTCAATTGATATTCTTCTGCGGGACGGTCAGACAGCAACGGTAGAGTGGACCGGTCTGGAATGGGCTCGCCCGTTTATCACACGCAACAACGCCTGGCCACCTCCCCAGCAAGCCAGTGACATCGTGGAAGTCGGAGATCGCATACGTGTGCGACGTGGCACAGGCGGCTGGCAACTGGGACAGATCCCGGAAATTCAGGGCGCTCTGGTTTCCGTTTCGCCCGATAATGGCGACATTCTGGCCTTGATAGGCGGCTACGATTTCCGTCATAGTCAGGTCAACCGTGCCCTGAGCAGCCGACCGCCGGGTTCCGGTTTCAAGGCCTTTCTGTACGGAGCCGCTCTGGAGGATGGTTATACCCCGGCTACGCTGATCAACGATGCACCGTTCGCCCGCGGCAATTATCGGCCACAGAACTATGAACGCAACTTCCTGGGACCCATCACCTTGCGGCACGCCATCAAGGACTCCCGTAACGTACCCGCCGTGCGACTGATTGATCAGGTGGGCTGGGAGAAGGTGATCGACTTTGCCGGACGCTTCGGTTTTGACACCGGCAACTTCCCGCGCGGCGACCTGACACTGGCGCTGGGTAGTCAGGATGTGCAACCACTGGAAATGGCCATCGGCTATGCCATGATCGCCAATGGCGCCAGACCCATCAGCCCGTCCTTTATAAAACGCATCGAAACATTCAGTGGTGTGATTTATGAGGAAGAAGAATCTCCAGACTGTCCCGAATGCCCCGTTGAAACCGTCACGGATCCTCGGGTCACCTATATCCTGAGCACCCTGCTGCGCTCTGTTGTTGAAGAAGGCAGCGGTCGGCGCATCAACCGCGAAATGAATCGCCGGGATCTGATGGGCAAAACCGGGACCACCAACGGGCCGGCCGAACTCTGGTTTACCGGCTTTAACGGCGATGTGGCTACCAGTGTATTCGTCGGCCTGGATCAGCCAGAGCCGCTAGGCGAGTCGGAACAGGGTGCAACCGTTGCAGTACCCATCTGGATTGACTACATGAGCCAGGTTCTCAAGGATAAGCCGGAGCATGGCGTTGACCGGCCAGCAGGCCTGGTGGATCGCCTGATTGATCGCGATACCGGAGGGATAGCCCGCCCCGGCCAGTCCAATACTATGTTCGAGGTGTTCATGGCAGAGAATGCTCCGTCACTGAGTAGCGGCATCAACGAAGAAACGGCTTGCGACGAATCACTGGAAGCGGACTGCGACGACGCCCTGTCAACCGAAATCCTCTTCTAGGAAGTTCGACTGACAGGGTCTTTTTAAGTCGATAGACTGGTGAATAATCAGACTTT from Pseudohongiella spirulinae encodes:
- a CDS encoding penicillin-binding protein 1A translates to MKKVVKILFWFGIFCFSGVLMVASAAYLYLSPQLPPAETYRNVQLETPLRILTADGKLIEEIGVRRDPLRYQDIPPMMINAVIASEDSRFYSHPGVDFRGLVRGFYGFVRGVNLGGGSTITMQLANNISFDSDNVYARKLKEIPFAIRLQQELSKEEILELYLNLVFFGQGAEGIGAAAAVYYDKTVDQMTIGEMATMVSVLPCPSVCNPVTNPQRARTRRDVVINKMLAQGMINRQQHAEALAEPVVARRHLRTIEVSAPYVAEMVRQQLFDEYGEDIYRLGIEVTTTIQSDMQVAANQALQNGLENYYDRRHGYRGPEAHIPPIGEDPTERWLTELNVVPTLGNHQPAFVTQVNERSIDILLRDGQTATVEWTGLEWARPFITRNNAWPPPQQASDIVEVGDRIRVRRGTGGWQLGQIPEIQGALVSVSPDNGDILALIGGYDFRHSQVNRALSSRPPGSGFKAFLYGAALEDGYTPATLINDAPFARGNYRPQNYERNFLGPITLRHAIKDSRNVPAVRLIDQVGWEKVIDFAGRFGFDTGNFPRGDLTLALGSQDVQPLEMAIGYAMIANGARPISPSFIKRIETFSGVIYEEEESPDCPECPVETVTDPRVTYILSTLLRSVVEEGSGRRINREMNRRDLMGKTGTTNGPAELWFTGFNGDVATSVFVGLDQPEPLGESEQGATVAVPIWIDYMSQVLKDKPEHGVDRPAGLVDRLIDRDTGGIARPGQSNTMFEVFMAENAPSLSSGINEETACDESLEADCDDALSTEILF